Proteins from a genomic interval of Mycobacterium conspicuum:
- a CDS encoding RNA-binding protein yields MSTVVVDAVEHLVRGIVDNPDDVRVDMVTSRRGRTVEVHVHPDDLGKVIGRGGRTATALRTLVAGIGGRGIRVDVVDTDQ; encoded by the coding sequence ATGAGCACGGTTGTCGTAGACGCTGTCGAGCATCTGGTGCGGGGAATCGTCGACAACCCCGACGATGTCCGGGTGGACATGGTCACCAGCCGGCGCGGGCGCACGGTCGAGGTGCATGTCCATCCCGACGATCTGGGCAAGGTGATCGGTCGCGGGGGACGCACCGCGACGGCGTTGCGCACGCTGGTCGCCGGCATCGGCGGCCGCGGCATCCGCGTCGACGTGGTGGACACCGACCAGTAG
- the rimM gene encoding ribosome maturation factor RimM (Essential for efficient processing of 16S rRNA) yields MELTVGRVVKAHGVSGEVVVEIRTDDPGERFAPGTTLRAKRSRDGGGEERRYVVEGAREHSGRLLVRLAGVADRDAADALRGSLFVIDSDDLPPIDEPDTYYDHQLEGLRVRTVTGTDVGVVAEVLHTAAGELLAVKGDSGEVLVPFVGAIVTSVSLDDGTVLIDPPDGLLDLT; encoded by the coding sequence TTGGAGCTGACAGTCGGGCGCGTGGTCAAAGCGCACGGCGTCAGCGGCGAGGTCGTGGTCGAAATCCGCACCGACGATCCCGGGGAACGGTTCGCGCCGGGTACTACGTTGCGCGCCAAGCGATCCCGTGACGGTGGCGGTGAAGAGCGCCGCTATGTCGTCGAGGGCGCGCGCGAGCACAGTGGACGGCTGCTGGTGCGGTTAGCCGGAGTGGCCGACCGCGACGCGGCCGACGCGCTGCGCGGCAGCCTGTTCGTCATCGATTCCGACGACCTGCCGCCCATCGACGAGCCGGATACCTACTACGACCACCAACTGGAGGGCCTTCGGGTCCGGACCGTCACGGGGACCGACGTCGGCGTCGTCGCCGAGGTGCTGCACACCGCGGCCGGTGAACTGTTGGCGGTCAAGGGCGATTCCGGGGAAGTCTTGGTGCCGTTCGTCGGTGCGATCGTCACGTCGGTCTCGCTCGACGACGGGACCGTCTTGATCGACCCGCCCGACGGCCTGCTGGATTTGACGTGA
- the trmD gene encoding tRNA (guanosine(37)-N1)-methyltransferase TrmD, with product MRVDVVTIFPSYLDPLRQSLPGKAIESGLVDLRVHDLRRWTHDVHRSVDDAPYGGGPGMVMRAPVWGDALDEICSGETLLVVPTPAGALFTQATAQRWSAEAHLVFACGRYEGIDQRVIDDAARRMRVEEVSIGDYVLPGGEAAAVVMIEAVLRLVAGFLGNPASLQEDSHSPGLDGLLEGPSYTRPPSWRGLDVPEVLLSGDHARIAAWRREVSLQRTRERRPDLRQDADRD from the coding sequence ATGAGGGTCGACGTCGTCACCATCTTTCCGTCCTACCTGGACCCGCTGCGACAATCATTGCCGGGAAAGGCGATTGAGTCCGGTCTGGTCGACCTGCGCGTGCACGACCTGCGCCGTTGGACGCATGACGTGCATCGCTCGGTGGACGACGCTCCATACGGCGGCGGTCCGGGAATGGTGATGCGGGCGCCGGTGTGGGGCGACGCACTCGATGAAATCTGTTCGGGCGAAACGTTGTTGGTCGTCCCCACCCCCGCCGGCGCGCTGTTCACCCAGGCGACCGCGCAGCGCTGGAGCGCCGAGGCGCACCTGGTGTTCGCCTGCGGGCGTTACGAAGGCATCGACCAGCGGGTGATCGACGACGCCGCCCGGCGGATGCGGGTCGAAGAGGTCTCGATCGGAGACTACGTGTTGCCCGGCGGCGAGGCCGCGGCCGTGGTGATGATCGAGGCCGTGCTGCGCCTGGTGGCGGGGTTCCTCGGCAATCCCGCGTCGCTGCAAGAGGATTCGCACTCGCCGGGCCTGGACGGGCTGTTGGAAGGGCCCAGCTACACCCGGCCGCCGAGCTGGCGCGGACTGGACGTCCCGGAAGTCCTGCTGTCCGGCGACCATGCCCGCATCGCGGCCTGGCGCCGCGAGGTCTCGCTGCAGCGCACCCGGGAACGCCGCCCCGACCTACGTCAGGACGCCGACAGGGACTAG
- a CDS encoding serine hydrolase, translating to MHPRPLALLSAMAVVTLVLAGCDQAILESTALNKAAKPTYSAPGSVQPQPKLADMLLQAGAPPAMAERPPTLGYSGLSGVQARIQQASDQAAAAGANLSVAVLDRFTHQLVSNGDAPIPGIASVAKLFIADDLLAAESAGKTTLSPEDRQAMDIMLQASDDGAAEKFWGQNGGDVIVSQVANRYGLAATTPPGDGRWWNTISTAGDLVRYYEKLLDGAGGLPPERARMIINDLAQSTPNGNDGYPQRFGIPDGLYAEPVAVKQGWMCCIGADWMHLSTGVIGADRRYIMVIESLQPSDDATARATITQAVKTIFPNGRI from the coding sequence ATGCACCCACGGCCGCTCGCACTGCTCAGCGCCATGGCGGTGGTGACGCTCGTGCTGGCGGGATGTGACCAGGCGATCCTCGAGTCGACAGCGCTGAACAAGGCGGCCAAGCCCACGTACAGCGCGCCGGGCTCAGTGCAGCCGCAACCGAAGCTGGCCGACATGCTGCTGCAGGCCGGCGCCCCGCCCGCAATGGCCGAGCGGCCGCCGACTCTCGGTTACTCCGGTCTTAGCGGCGTGCAGGCACGCATCCAGCAGGCCAGCGATCAGGCCGCCGCCGCCGGCGCCAACCTTTCGGTGGCGGTGCTCGATCGGTTCACCCATCAGCTGGTCTCCAATGGCGACGCCCCGATTCCCGGCATCGCGTCGGTGGCCAAGCTGTTCATCGCCGACGATCTGCTGGCGGCCGAATCCGCGGGCAAGACCACGCTGTCGCCGGAAGACCGTCAGGCGATGGACATCATGCTGCAGGCCTCCGACGACGGCGCCGCCGAAAAATTCTGGGGGCAGAACGGCGGCGACGTCATCGTCAGCCAGGTCGCGAACCGGTATGGCCTGGCGGCGACCACACCGCCCGGCGACGGGCGCTGGTGGAACACCATCAGCACGGCGGGCGACTTGGTGCGCTACTACGAAAAGCTGCTCGACGGGGCCGGCGGGCTTCCGCCGGAGCGGGCCAGGATGATCATCAACGATCTGGCCCAGTCGACGCCCAACGGCAACGACGGCTATCCCCAGCGGTTCGGGATCCCCGACGGCCTGTACGCCGAACCGGTCGCGGTCAAGCAGGGCTGGATGTGTTGCATCGGCGCCGACTGGATGCATCTGTCCACCGGCGTGATCGGCGCGGACCGGCGCTACATCATGGTGATCGAGTCGCTGCAGCCCTCCGACGACGCGACCGCGCGAGCCACCATCACCCAGGCCGTCAAGACGATATTCCCCAACGGCCGCATCTAA
- the rplS gene encoding 50S ribosomal protein L19, with the protein MNRLDFVDQTSLRDDIPAFGPGDTINVHVKVIEGAKERIQVFKGVVIRRQGGGIRETFTVRKESYGVGVERTFPVHSPNIDHIEVVTRGDVRRAKLYYLRELRGKKAKIKEKR; encoded by the coding sequence ATGAACAGGCTGGACTTCGTCGACCAGACGTCGCTGCGCGACGATATCCCGGCCTTCGGCCCGGGCGACACCATCAACGTGCACGTCAAGGTCATCGAGGGCGCCAAGGAACGTATCCAGGTGTTCAAGGGTGTCGTGATTCGCCGGCAGGGCGGCGGCATCCGGGAGACCTTCACCGTGCGCAAGGAGAGCTACGGCGTCGGCGTCGAGCGGACCTTTCCGGTGCATTCGCCCAACATCGACCACATCGAGGTCGTGACGCGCGGCGATGTTCGTCGCGCCAAGCTGTACTATCTGCGCGAACTGCGTGGCAAGAAGGCCAAGATCAAGGAGAAGCGCTGA
- the lepB gene encoding signal peptidase I yields the protein MTETTDSSPEPQPDGETEAAPEGPPPGAADEPKKRSTLRELALLAVIAVVLYYVMLTFVARPYLIPSESMEPTLHGCAGCVGDRIMVDKLTYRFGSPQPGDVIVFKGPPNWNYGYKSIRSHNTALRWVQNALSFIGFVPPDENDLVKRVIAVGGQTVQCRADTGLTVNGKPLKEPFLNSATMMADPAVYPCLGSEFGPVTVPQGRLWVMGDNRTHSADSRAHCNSTPADAVKGILCTGDPAAGTVPVSNVIGKARFIVWPPSRWGGVGSVNPQQGR from the coding sequence GTGACCGAAACCACCGACTCGTCACCTGAGCCTCAGCCCGACGGCGAAACCGAAGCGGCCCCGGAGGGCCCGCCGCCCGGTGCGGCCGACGAGCCCAAGAAGCGGTCAACGCTCCGGGAACTCGCGCTTTTGGCGGTCATCGCCGTGGTGCTCTACTACGTCATGTTGACGTTCGTGGCGCGTCCGTACCTGATCCCGTCGGAATCGATGGAGCCCACGCTGCACGGGTGCGCGGGCTGCGTCGGTGACCGCATCATGGTCGACAAGCTCACCTACCGCTTCGGGTCCCCGCAGCCGGGTGACGTCATCGTCTTCAAGGGGCCGCCGAACTGGAACTACGGCTACAAGTCGATCCGTTCGCACAACACCGCGCTGCGCTGGGTGCAGAACGCGCTGTCGTTCATCGGGTTCGTGCCCCCCGACGAGAACGACCTGGTGAAGCGGGTCATCGCGGTGGGTGGGCAGACGGTGCAGTGCCGGGCGGACACCGGGCTGACCGTCAACGGCAAGCCGCTGAAGGAGCCGTTCCTCAACTCCGCCACCATGATGGCCGACCCGGCGGTGTACCCGTGCCTGGGCAGCGAGTTCGGGCCGGTCACCGTCCCGCAGGGGCGGCTGTGGGTGATGGGCGACAACCGGACGCATTCGGCGGACTCGCGGGCGCATTGCAACAGCACCCCGGCCGATGCGGTCAAGGGGATTCTGTGCACCGGGGACCCGGCGGCGGGCACCGTGCCGGTGTCCAATGTCATCGGCAAGGCGAGGTTCATCGTCTGGCCGCCGTCGCGATGGGGTGGCGTGGGTTCGGTGAACCCACAGCAGGGTCGCTAG
- a CDS encoding ribonuclease HII, with protein MATTWPPRTVIRKASGLRTLESALHRSGLGPVAGVDEVGRGACAGPLVVAACVLGPGRLESLAALDDSKKLTEKVREKLFPLICRYALAYHVVFIPSVEVDRRGVHVANIEGMRRAVAGLSVRPGYVLSDGFRVPGLTVPSLPVVGGDAAAACIAAASVLAKVSRDRFMVAMDADHPGYGFAEHKGYSTPAHSLALTRLGPCPEHRYSFINVRRVANGSNTRLVAECLPDPPDEHGEYR; from the coding sequence GTGGCCACCACGTGGCCGCCGCGGACCGTGATCCGCAAAGCTTCGGGATTGCGGACCCTGGAGTCCGCACTGCACCGCAGCGGTCTCGGACCGGTGGCCGGCGTGGACGAGGTGGGCCGCGGCGCCTGCGCCGGGCCCCTGGTGGTGGCGGCCTGTGTGCTCGGGCCGGGGAGGCTGGAAAGCCTTGCAGCGCTTGATGATTCGAAGAAGCTTACGGAGAAGGTCCGGGAGAAGCTGTTCCCGCTGATCTGCCGCTACGCGCTGGCCTACCACGTGGTGTTCATCCCGTCGGTCGAGGTGGACCGGCGCGGCGTGCACGTGGCCAACATCGAGGGCATGCGTCGCGCCGTGGCCGGCCTGTCGGTGCGGCCGGGCTATGTGCTCAGCGACGGGTTTCGGGTGCCCGGGCTGACGGTGCCGTCGCTGCCGGTGGTCGGCGGCGACGCGGCGGCCGCCTGCATTGCCGCGGCCAGTGTGCTGGCCAAGGTGAGCCGGGACCGTTTCATGGTCGCGATGGACGCCGACCACCCGGGCTACGGCTTCGCCGAACACAAGGGATACAGCACGCCCGCGCACAGCCTGGCGCTGACCCGGCTGGGTCCGTGCCCGGAGCACCGGTATTCGTTCATCAACGTCCGGCGGGTGGCGAACGGGTCGAACACCCGGCTGGTGGCCGAATGCCTTCCCGACCCTCCGGACGAGCATGGCGAATACCGTTGA
- a CDS encoding DUF2469 domain-containing protein, with product MSAEDLEKYETEMELSLYREYKDIVGQFSYVVETERRFYLANSVEMVPRNADGEVYFELRLSDAWVWDMYRPARFVKQVRVVTFKDVNIEEVEKPELRLPE from the coding sequence ATGAGTGCTGAAGATCTCGAAAAGTATGAAACCGAGATGGAGCTCTCGCTGTACCGCGAATACAAGGACATCGTCGGCCAGTTCAGCTACGTCGTGGAAACCGAGCGGCGCTTCTACCTGGCCAACAGCGTGGAGATGGTGCCCCGCAACGCCGACGGCGAAGTCTATTTCGAGTTGCGCTTGTCCGACGCCTGGGTGTGGGACATGTACCGGCCGGCACGGTTCGTCAAGCAGGTGCGGGTGGTCACCTTCAAGGACGTCAACATCGAGGAAGTCGAGAAGCCCGAGCTGCGGCTGCCCGAATAG
- a CDS encoding GAF and ANTAR domain-containing protein → MTPPGGMTADPGTVFSALAEIIYQGSDAGEMYSAICVAATMIVPGCDHASLLIRKSDGSYATAGASSRLAQHVDDLERRAGDGPCIDAIEEEAPQIEPDLTTPSQWPKLAAALLAETPVRGAMGFRILVDKRKGATLNLFSETAGVFDAEAAGRAAVLASFASVAINAIAKGEDASSLRRGLVSNREIGKAVGMLMTLHDLSEQEAFDLLRRHSQSFNIKLADVARLVIDHRGRLPSEPTA, encoded by the coding sequence ATGACACCACCGGGCGGCATGACAGCGGACCCCGGGACGGTTTTCTCTGCCCTGGCCGAGATCATCTACCAGGGCTCCGACGCCGGCGAGATGTACTCCGCCATCTGCGTGGCGGCCACCATGATCGTCCCGGGCTGTGACCACGCCAGCCTGCTGATCCGGAAGAGCGACGGCAGCTATGCCACCGCGGGCGCGAGCTCCCGGCTCGCGCAGCATGTCGACGACCTGGAACGGCGCGCCGGCGACGGACCCTGCATCGACGCCATCGAAGAGGAAGCCCCGCAGATCGAACCGGACCTGACCACGCCGTCGCAGTGGCCCAAACTGGCGGCCGCGCTGCTCGCCGAGACTCCGGTGCGCGGCGCCATGGGATTTCGCATCCTGGTCGACAAACGCAAGGGCGCCACGCTCAACCTGTTCAGCGAGACCGCGGGCGTATTCGACGCCGAGGCCGCCGGACGGGCGGCGGTGCTCGCCTCGTTCGCGAGCGTGGCCATCAACGCGATCGCCAAGGGCGAAGACGCCTCCAGCCTGCGGCGGGGACTGGTCAGCAATCGCGAGATCGGCAAGGCGGTCGGCATGTTGATGACCCTGCACGATTTAAGCGAGCAGGAGGCGTTTGACCTGCTGCGACGCCACTCCCAGAGCTTCAACATCAAGCTCGCCGACGTGGCGCGGCTCGTCATCGATCACCGCGGCCGCCTGCCCTCCGAGCCGACGGCATAG